One Amaranthus tricolor cultivar Red isolate AtriRed21 chromosome 1, ASM2621246v1, whole genome shotgun sequence DNA window includes the following coding sequences:
- the LOC130808799 gene encoding uncharacterized protein LOC130808799, whose amino-acid sequence MYSPPSSSQSRTSIAKGIPLCKHGVHAKLQVVKKGTRVGERFYGCAFWPAQDCKFFKWEKDVEYTSEISSCLEEEKAMLIGKIRKLKAKNAKLKESEAMLKLKVVEYVNAQKALSFVLVASWVLFIIP is encoded by the exons atGTATTCTCCTCCGTCATCATCTCAATCTAGAACTTCAATTGCAAAAGGAATTCCTTTATGTAAACATGGTGTTCATGCTAAATTACAAGTAGTCAAAAAAGGAACAAGGGTTGGTGAGAGGTTTTATGGATGTGCATTTTGGcca GCACAAGATTGCAAATTTTTTAAGTGGGAAAAAGATGTAGAGTATACAAGtgaaatttcttcttgtttggaAGAAGAGAAAGCTATGTTGATTGGCAAAATAAGGAAATTGAAGGCTAAGAATGCGAAGTTGAAAGAAAGCGAAGCTATGTTGAAATTGAAAGTTGTTGAATATGTAAACGCACAGAAAGCGTTAAGTTTTGTACTTGTTGCATCATGggttttattt ATTATACCATAA